The Triticum aestivum cultivar Chinese Spring chromosome 3A, IWGSC CS RefSeq v2.1, whole genome shotgun sequence genome includes a region encoding these proteins:
- the LOC123061654 gene encoding 50S ribosomal protein L12-1, chloroplastic, translating to MASTTFSSAFSILSLPSSSPSPSASAPRTLPVANRRRRAVAVASTATESPKVLELGDAIAGLTLEEARNLVDHLQERLGVSAASFAPAAAVAAPAAAAAEEAPVEKTEFDVVIEEVPSSARIATIKVVRALTNLALKEAKDLIEGLPKKLKEAVSKDEAEEAKKQLEGVGAKVSIA from the coding sequence ATGGCTTCCACCACATTCTCCTCCGCCTTCTCcatcctctctctcccctcctcctCACCATCCCCCTCCGCCTCGGCCCCCAGGACCCTACCCgtcgccaaccgccgccgccgcgccgtcgccgtcgcctccacTGCCACGGAGTCCCCGAAGGTCCTTGAGCTCGGCGACGCCAttgccgggctcacccttgaggaGGCTCGCAACCTTGTCGACCATCTCCAAGAACGTCTTGGCGTCTCTGCCGCCTCCTTTGCTCCCGCTGCCGCGGTCGCGGCTCCCGCCGCAGCGGCGGCCGAGGAGGCACCGGTCGAGAAGACGGAGTTCGATGTGGTCATCGAGGAGGTGCCCAGCAGCGCGCGTATCGCAACCATCAAGGTTGTGCGCGCACTGACCAACCTGGCGCTGAAGGAGGCCAAGGATCTTATCGAGGGGCTCCCAAAGAAGCTCAAGGAGGCCGTGAGCAAGGACGAGGCCGAGGaggccaagaagcagctcgagggaGTCGGCGCCAAGGTGTCCATAGCGTGA